A genome region from Elusimicrobiaceae bacterium includes the following:
- a CDS encoding response regulator transcription factor has translation MNYNIVLVGCDRDTGEEILSAMKGLRYECMRMITVERELDRLAAFRPDLLVLDLQVPGTAGLFFLDLIRLEPQLRDALVMVLSDDGRFSCMQESFERGADDFLFKPFDRRELNLRVRALLRRRNRCAESGVDGNSLRMKKARRQAYLGEQPLNLTRMEFEILGLLRREKGRTLSRQYLLRHLWGGAEGLRTRALDMHISNLRKKLGKLSCCVETVPGHGYRFAGQAFPEGGTA, from the coding sequence ATGAATTACAACATAGTTCTTGTCGGATGCGACCGGGATACCGGGGAGGAAATACTTTCGGCAATGAAAGGCCTGCGCTATGAGTGCATGAGAATGATCACGGTCGAGAGAGAGCTGGACCGGCTGGCGGCGTTCAGGCCGGATTTGCTGGTGCTGGATCTGCAGGTGCCGGGTACGGCAGGGCTGTTTTTTCTTGATCTTATCCGGCTGGAGCCTCAGCTGCGCGACGCGCTGGTCATGGTCTTGTCGGACGACGGGCGGTTTTCCTGCATGCAGGAGTCGTTCGAGCGCGGCGCGGACGATTTTCTTTTCAAGCCTTTTGACCGGCGCGAGCTGAATTTGCGGGTGCGCGCGTTATTGCGCAGGCGCAACCGTTGCGCAGAGAGCGGCGTTGACGGCAATTCCCTGAGAATGAAGAAGGCCCGGCGGCAGGCGTATCTGGGCGAACAGCCGCTGAATCTGACCAGAATGGAATTCGAAATTCTCGGCCTGCTGCGCCGGGAGAAAGGGCGGACTCTTTCTCGTCAGTACCTGCTGCGGCATTTATGGGGCGGCGCGGAAGGGCTTAGAACCCGCGCGCTCGATATGCATATTTCAAACCTGCGGAAAAAACTGGGCAAGCTGTCATGCTGTGTTGAAACCGTGCCCGGCCACGGCTACAGGTTTGCGGGCCAGGCTTTTCCTGAAGGCGGAACGGCCTGA
- a CDS encoding flagellar motor protein MotB, which translates to MHLEPEQEESNEGMWAITYGDLMSYLMIFFLFLYAFAIQSQSSSVAKEQAQETLSEIQKAFGGEETQVVKKRREENESLEALKDTFVSSDTTRAVEIDSDERFLKLTLKDKIMFQPCEAMLNDDAKKVLHGFAIVAKEMPNDIIVEGHTDNMPPGRKCPFASNWILSMARAYSIIKYLGDDEGIDPSRMSGVGYGEYRPLVPNDSAENMSRNRRIQINIVRQQVF; encoded by the coding sequence ATGCATTTAGAGCCGGAACAGGAAGAAAGCAACGAGGGAATGTGGGCCATCACATATGGCGATCTCATGAGTTATCTCATGATTTTTTTCCTGTTCCTGTATGCGTTCGCGATTCAGAGCCAGTCGAGTTCGGTCGCAAAGGAGCAGGCGCAGGAAACGCTGTCGGAAATCCAGAAAGCGTTCGGCGGAGAGGAAACCCAGGTGGTGAAGAAGCGCCGCGAGGAGAACGAATCGCTGGAGGCGCTTAAGGACACGTTCGTTTCTTCCGACACAACCCGCGCGGTGGAGATTGATTCCGACGAGCGGTTTTTAAAGCTCACGCTGAAAGACAAAATCATGTTCCAGCCCTGCGAGGCCATGCTTAACGACGACGCCAAAAAAGTTCTGCACGGGTTCGCAATTGTGGCCAAGGAAATGCCGAACGATATTATTGTGGAAGGGCATACGGACAACATGCCGCCCGGCAGAAAATGCCCGTTTGCATCGAACTGGATTCTGTCAATGGCCCGGGCCTACAGCATTATCAAATATCTGGGCGACGACGAGGGGATTGATCCGTCCCGGATGTCCGGGGTGGGATACGGCGAATACCGGCCGCTTGTGCCGAACGATTCGGCGGAGAACATGAGCCGCAACCGGCGCATCCAGATCAACATTGTCCGGCAGCAGGTTTTCTGA
- a CDS encoding MotA/TolQ/ExbB proton channel family protein has product MDVMALLGIICGLGMYSWGIIEGESVSAFLNAHGIVLVIGGTLFATMIYCPPGAFFDVFRAGMRIFFPAKVLSANKAVELAVELGKKARQSGMDSLESDVSAIKDDGFFLRTYHVCLTSADEETARNIIERELIQMAGRHREVLGVFRTLASVSPMMGLMGTVIGIVSVLRNISDPSRVGANMGVAMSTVFYGILLSGLFFNPMGGKLKSRSYLELLSKEIIMEALLTIAYSNMTPSEIERKMVGFLKSRMIRQAVARNA; this is encoded by the coding sequence ATGGACGTAATGGCTTTGCTGGGCATTATTTGCGGGCTGGGGATGTATTCGTGGGGTATCATTGAAGGCGAGTCCGTATCCGCCTTTCTGAATGCCCACGGTATTGTGCTTGTCATAGGCGGCACGCTATTCGCAACGATGATTTATTGCCCGCCCGGTGCTTTTTTTGACGTGTTTCGCGCGGGCATGAGGATTTTTTTTCCGGCGAAGGTGCTGTCGGCGAACAAAGCCGTGGAGCTGGCCGTGGAGCTGGGCAAGAAGGCGAGACAGTCCGGCATGGATTCGCTGGAGTCGGACGTGTCCGCTATCAAAGATGACGGGTTTTTCCTGCGCACCTATCACGTCTGCCTGACCAGCGCCGACGAGGAAACCGCGCGCAACATTATCGAGCGGGAACTGATACAGATGGCGGGCCGGCACCGCGAGGTGCTTGGCGTGTTCCGGACTCTGGCTTCGGTTTCACCCATGATGGGGCTGATGGGCACGGTTATCGGCATTGTGTCGGTGCTCAGAAATATTTCCGACCCCAGCCGCGTAGGCGCGAACATGGGTGTTGCCATGTCAACCGTGTTTTACGGCATTTTGCTGTCCGGCCTGTTTTTCAACCCTATGGGCGGCAAGCTCAAAAGCAGAAGCTATCTCGAACTGCTTTCCAAAGAAATCATCATGGAAGCGCTGCTCACTATTGCGTATTCCAACATGACTCCCAGCGAAATCGAACGGAAGATGGTGGGGTTTCTGAAATCGCGCATGATCAGGCAGGCGGTGGCGCGTAACGCGTAA